GCCGGGGAGCAGAAGAAGTAGTGTTGGTTGAAAACCAGCGCAAAGCTCTGGACACTATCCGATCAAATATCGCCAAAGTTAATCTTCCTGGAGCTGAGGTGGTGGAAGCTAAAGCCTCCACCTATATGGCTAGTGCTCCGCGGGCTTATTTCGACATGGTGCTTGCTGATCCCCCCTATGATCTTTCCACCGAAGCTGTCGAAGAGATTCTTGAGGCTATTAAGCCACTGTTGAAAGATTCTGCGGTGGTGGTTATTGAACGTCACATTGATTCTCCGCAACCGCAGTGGCCAGCCGGCTATGAACCAACCACACAAAAATTAAAGAAACGCACCTATGGTATCGCCAGAATGGATATGGCGGTATTTTCTCGAGATGAGGAAGGGTAGGGGAATGAAGGTTGTGTGCCCGGGAAGCTTTGATCCCATTACCAATGGACATCTAGATATTATTCAGCGCTGCTCGGAGCAATTTGATGAAGTGGTGGTGTTGGTCACCGCCAACCCTAACAAAAGCTCTGGATTATTTAGCGTGGCAGAGCGCGTCGAACTTATTGAAAAGACGGTTCAAGAGTTAGACAACGTGACGGTGGAGTGGTGGTCACAGCTCCTGGTGGATTACACCACAGCACATCAGGTAGATGCCATTGTCAAAGGTCTCAGGAGTTCCCTTGATTATGAATATGAACTCCCCATGGCTCAGATGAACCGACGACTTTCAGGAATCGATACGCTGTTTTTCATGACTTCTCCGCAATGGGGATATATTTCCTCCACGCTGCTTAAAGAGGTCGCACGTTTCGGCGGAGATATTCACCACATGGTGCCTTCAGCAGTGTCTGAAGCCTTGAGTAAGAAATATCGGTCGTCCTAGTACTACCTTCACCCCGGAACATGCTGGGGTGAAATCGCAAGGTAGCTGAAATCGGAGCTCGCCTTACAACAGACTCGACAAGAACGCGCGGGTGCGTTCGTGTTGGGGATTGTCAATCACGTCCCGAGGTGCTCCGGACTCGACAATTACGCCACCGTCCATAAAAGCCACTGTGTCGGCTACTTCGCGGGCAAAACCGATCTCGTGGGTGACGACGAGCATGGTCATCCCCTGGGCAGCGAGTTCACGCATCACACGGAGAACTTCGCCGACCAGTTCTGGATCGAGCGCGGATGTCGGCTCATCAAATAGCATGAGCTTGGGCTCCATCGCTACGGCCCGGGCGATAGCCACCCGCTGTTGTTGACCGCCTGAAAGTTGAGCTGGGTATGCATCAGCCTTATGGGCGAGACCGACTTGGTCAAGGAGGCGTCGAGCTTGTTCCTCAGCTGCTTTCGGGTTGACCCCTTTAACATGCACCGGTGCTTCCATAACATTTTCCAACGCAGTGCGGTGTGGAAATAAATTAAAAGATTGGAACACCATTCCAATATCAGATCGCTGACGGGCAGCTTCCTTTTCCGAGATTTCATATAAAACGCCATCTCGTTCCTTATAGCCAATCAGTTCACCGTCGACGTACAAACGGCCCGCAGTAATCTTCTCCAAGTGATTAACACATCGCAAAAGAGTGGATTTACCCGACCCGGACGGGCCAATTAAGCACGTCACGCTACCTGGCGGAACCTCCAGATTGATTCCCTTGAGAACTTCTAGTTGTCCAAAGGATTTACACACTTGCTGGCAATCAATCATCAGTGTTGACATTTTCGCTATTTCCTTGGCGTTGGGGAATCAGAGACAACGGTAATATTGTGGGGAACATTTCCTTCGGCATCAGCTAGAGCAGCCAATTGCCGTCCAGTTAATGCTCGGCTAGAGCCACGGTCATAATATTTCTCTAAATAATGCTGTCCCACCATCAAAATAGACGTGATAATTAAATACCAGGTGGCGGCTACTAAAAGCATGGGGACTGGCTCAAAAAGCGCATTAGCGATATCGATGCTCCGGCCATACAGCTCTAGCGAATAAGGAACAGCCACGACTAATGACGTCGTTTTTAGCATAGAAATCAATTCATTTCCGGTGGGCGGAATAATAATGCGCATGGCCTGCGGCAAAATAGTTCGACGCATGGTAAGCCACCAACTCATCCCTAAAGCTTTTGATGCCTCGGTTTGTCCTTCTGGGATAGCTTGAACACCGGAGCGGACAATTTCAGCCATATAGGCGGCTTCATTAAGCCCCAAGCCAATAACAGCTAACAGAAACATATTGGACAAAAGCTCTTGTAAGTCAAGAGTGGTGAACCCTAAATTCAGACTTTGGTAAATTGAGCCCAACAGCCCCCAGAACACTAGTTGAACGTAGATGGGGGTACCTCGAAAAACCCAGAGAAACACCCACGACACAGAGGTAAGAACCGGGTTGGGGGACATCCTCATCACCGCTAGGAGCACGCCGAGGACCACACCGATGAGCATCGCTAACAGAGTAAGAGCGAGGGTATGCATGGCGGCGTTGGCGATGCGGGTATCGAAAAGATACGCGCGGTACGTAGCCCACCCATAGGCTTCATTATTGATCGCCGAAATAATAAACCAGCCAAGGAGGAAAAGAATGACCGCAGCGGCGATCCATCGCCCTGGGTGTTTAAGAGATTTCGCTTGAATAGGTGCAGGTTGTGGGTTCTGTGACATCGTTTTAACCTATTTCTTTTGGCTCACTGGTTTTTCATTAATGAGGGCGTGTTGAAGATAACCATCCTCGATATTCCATTGCTTCATTAACCGCTGATAATCTCCGGTGTCAATAAGATGCTGCATAGCTGCGGCCAAAGCCGGGCCTAGCGGTGAGCCTTTAGGAACAGCGAAACCGTAGGGGGCGGCTTGAAACATATCCCCAGTAGTTTCAATTTTTCCGCCTGCTCTTTCAATAGCCCAGGAGGTAACGGGTGAATCAGCCGATAATGCGTCGGCACGACCTAATGCTAATGCCGTGGCAGCATTATCGGAGGAATCATAAGCTAGAACTTCAATCGGTGCTTTGCCTTCGGCCAGGCACTTCTCTGCCTTAGGGCGGACATCATCGGTATCTGACACCGTTGTGCGCTGTACCGCAATAGTTAAGCCACAAGGATTGTTGGGATCAACGTGATCGCCTGTTTGTTGCGCCCACTGAACCCCGGCATAGAGGGAATTAACAAAGTCGTAACTGGCTCGTCTTTCCTCGGTATCAGTAAAACCGCTGCCACCAAAATCCAGAGTTCCGGCACTTACTGCCGGGAGGATCTTGGAAAAATCCTGCTCTACGGGGTGTAATTCCAGACCGAGCACGGAAGCGAGGGCATTCCCGAGATCAATTTCCAGGCCAATGATGTTTCCTTCTGAATCCTTAAATTCAAAAGGAGCAAAGGGAGGATTAGTTCCCATAGTGAGATAGCCCTTGGCGGCGATGTCCGGAGGCACTAAAGCTGCGATTTCGCTAACAGCGGCTGGTTTAATTTCCGTCCACCCCTCGGGGTTGCCGGTTTCATGATTTGTGACGCAACCACTCAAGAGCGTAGCGGACAATAAAATCCCTAGCACTGGGCGTGATAAGGGATGGATGACTCTCATGATGAAGAGTTTAATAGGATACTTTAGAAAAACTTAGCCAAGGGTCACGATGGTGATGACTGCGGTGCCGTGTCGCTGACGGTGCGACTTCCTCGATGACGACGTTGATTGATGTTTTCGGCGTATATGACAGCGGCCACAATCAGGGCCCCGCACAGAACAGCCAGGAGCGGAAGGAGAACCGGGGTGTGCGGGAAAAGCAAAGCCCCGTCGCTATTTTGCCAAGGCCACAACGCTCGTAGTGAACCCAACATAAGCCCAGCCATGGCCGCCAAGGTCAATGTTCGATGATGAGTCATGACGTAACCGAGAAAGCGAATAAAGACGACAATGCCGCAC
This genomic interval from Corynebacterium poyangense contains the following:
- a CDS encoding amino acid ABC transporter ATP-binding protein, translated to MSTLMIDCQQVCKSFGQLEVLKGINLEVPPGSVTCLIGPSGSGKSTLLRCVNHLEKITAGRLYVDGELIGYKERDGVLYEISEKEAARQRSDIGMVFQSFNLFPHRTALENVMEAPVHVKGVNPKAAEEQARRLLDQVGLAHKADAYPAQLSGGQQQRVAIARAVAMEPKLMLFDEPTSALDPELVGEVLRVMRELAAQGMTMLVVTHEIGFAREVADTVAFMDGGVIVESGAPRDVIDNPQHERTRAFLSSLL
- a CDS encoding ABC transporter substrate-binding protein, giving the protein MRVIHPLSRPVLGILLSATLLSGCVTNHETGNPEGWTEIKPAAVSEIAALVPPDIAAKGYLTMGTNPPFAPFEFKDSEGNIIGLEIDLGNALASVLGLELHPVEQDFSKILPAVSAGTLDFGGSGFTDTEERRASYDFVNSLYAGVQWAQQTGDHVDPNNPCGLTIAVQRTTVSDTDDVRPKAEKCLAEGKAPIEVLAYDSSDNAATALALGRADALSADSPVTSWAIERAGGKIETTGDMFQAAPYGFAVPKGSPLGPALAAAMQHLIDTGDYQRLMKQWNIEDGYLQHALINEKPVSQKK
- the coaD gene encoding pantetheine-phosphate adenylyltransferase; this encodes MKVVCPGSFDPITNGHLDIIQRCSEQFDEVVVLVTANPNKSSGLFSVAERVELIEKTVQELDNVTVEWWSQLLVDYTTAHQVDAIVKGLRSSLDYEYELPMAQMNRRLSGIDTLFFMTSPQWGYISSTLLKEVARFGGDIHHMVPSAVSEALSKKYRSS
- the rsmD gene encoding 16S rRNA (guanine(966)-N(2))-methyltransferase RsmD encodes the protein MAQPRIIAGIARGRKLKVPPEGTRPTSDRAKEGLFSSLQVRFGFDGKTVLDLFAGTGALGLEALSRGAEEVVLVENQRKALDTIRSNIAKVNLPGAEVVEAKASTYMASAPRAYFDMVLADPPYDLSTEAVEEILEAIKPLLKDSAVVVIERHIDSPQPQWPAGYEPTTQKLKKRTYGIARMDMAVFSRDEEG
- a CDS encoding amino acid ABC transporter permease is translated as MSQNPQPAPIQAKSLKHPGRWIAAAVILFLLGWFIISAINNEAYGWATYRAYLFDTRIANAAMHTLALTLLAMLIGVVLGVLLAVMRMSPNPVLTSVSWVFLWVFRGTPIYVQLVFWGLLGSIYQSLNLGFTTLDLQELLSNMFLLAVIGLGLNEAAYMAEIVRSGVQAIPEGQTEASKALGMSWWLTMRRTILPQAMRIIIPPTGNELISMLKTTSLVVAVPYSLELYGRSIDIANALFEPVPMLLVAATWYLIITSILMVGQHYLEKYYDRGSSRALTGRQLAALADAEGNVPHNITVVSDSPTPRK